From the Paenibacillus sp. R14(2021) genome, the window TGCAAGCCGTATCGGTAGGTGTACGTGTCGATGACGTCCGAATATTTAAGCACGAGATCGTTCTGCATTAAGTACTGCTGGTCGAAGCCCGCATTCAGCACGCCGCCGACCGCCAGAATAAGCAGGATGACGATCGTGGGACGAAGCGCCGGAAGCGTCACATGCAGCATCTGCCTGATCCGGCTAGCGCCGTCGACCCTTGCCGCTTCATAGAGCTCCGGGTTAATGGACGTAATAGCCGCCAGATACATAATGGCGTTAAAGCCCATGTCCTTCCACATGTTGGAGAAGCCGATGATCCACCAGAAATAATGACCGTTCTGGAAGAAGCCGATCGGTTTGTCCGTAATGTGGAGCATGACGAGCAGCTTATTGACGAGTCCCTGCGTGGAGAGCAGCGAAATAATAATGTTGGCCGCGATAACCCAAGAGATGAAATGCGGCAGATAAGAAACCGTTTGCACAAAACGCTTGAACACGCCGCTTCGAACTTCGTTAATCGCGATCGCCAGAATGATCGGCGCCGGAAATCCGAGTGCGAGACTGAGCAAGCTCTGAGCGAGCGTGTTACGCAGGATAATCCAGAAGTCCCCGCTGTTGAAGAAATACCGGAACCATTCCAGCCCGACGAATTCGCCGCCGAAGAACGAATCCATGAACGAGCCGCCCGGCTGATAGTTAATAAAGGCCATGTACAAGCCGAACATCGGCGTATACGAGAACAACAGGGTGCATATAAAAGCCGGCAGGATCATCAGCCATAGCAGCTTCTGAACGCGTAACCGCTTCCAAGTTCCGCCGCGCCTCACTGCCCGCGCCATGCCCGCAGCCGATGGTTCCACATTGATTTTCACGTTTGCTTTCCTCCGTCCATAGTGGTGTCGCTTCGGGAACAATCCCATTATAGGAAACTTCCATGCGCCGAATCCATGCAAACATCCGCCGATTCATGCTCCAAATTACCGCATTTCTGTTCCTCCCATTGTTGAATTTCATCAAGCGGCATACAATAAACGAGAGTCATAGTTTCCATTTTAGACGGGAAGAAGGAACACGGCCATGTATTCAATCCTGCTTGTGGACGACGAAAAGATGGAATTGGAGACGCTTTCGCACTATGTGCCGTGGGAGGCGATGAATATCGCCGTCGCCGGGACGGCGAAGAATGGAAGAGAAGCGCTCGAGCTGGCGAAGCTGCTGGATCCAGACATTATCTTGACCGATGTGCGCATGCCGATCATGGACGGACTGGAGTTCGCGAAGCGAGCCAAGCAGCACAGCAAACGGGTAAAAATCGTATTTTTAAGCGGTCATGACGAATTTCAATATATCAAAGCGGCGCTCTCCGTGGAAGCGTCCGGCTATTTATTAAAGCCGATCGATCATGACGAGCTTCGGCAGCTGATGGAGAAAGTCAAGCTGAAGTGCGATGAAGCGAGGCTGGCGGAGCAGACGGAAGCCATGGTGAAGGAGAAGCTCCTGCGCACGCTGCTCATCGAGCAGAACGGCGAAGTCCGAGCGGAAGCGGCAAACAAGCTGCTGCGGCTGGACGGCATGCCGAATTTGTTTCGCGGCGCACTGCGAGCCGCCTGCCTGACGCTGAGCTGGACGAACGCGGATCAGAGCTCGGCCTCCGGAAGCAGCAGGCCGAAGCAGTTGGAAGCCAGCGTAAGCGAAGCCGTCCATTCCAGACTGAAGACGCTCGGCTACGCGGGAGAGCTCGTTGATTGGGAGTACGGTACATTTGCCGCCCTCTACCCCGCCGCTCATCCCGATCATACCGATGAGCTGTGGAAGAACCTCCAGAAGGAAATGGCCGAAAGCTTCCCCGTTCAGCTCACCGTCGGCATTTCCCGCGCCGGCAGCCGGCTTGAGGAGGCGCTGAACCTGTTCAAGGATGCCCGTATCGCGGCAGAGCATGCCTTCTATTATGGGAAGGGCGCGCTGCTGCGACTGGAAGAGATGCGAGCACCGCTTACGGAGGAAATCGGCATCGAAGCGTATCAAACGGCGATATGCCGCGCGATCGGGCAGCTGAAGCCCGAGGAAGCGGAGCTGGAGATCGAACGGTTCATGGGAAGCCTCAAGGACCGTTACGTGCACCGCCATTTGGCGCGGGCCGCCGCCGTTCGGCTGCTTTCTGCCGTTAAGCAGCAGCTCGGCTCCTCCATGAAAGATACGGAGGCCGGGCCGATTCACGGCGAGTGGGAAATCATGAACAACTGCGAGGTGCTTGATGACATCGGCGACTATCTCAAGCATGTGTGCGGAAGCTTGATTCTCGTCCTCTCGGAGAAGGATAAGGACCGTCACCTGCAAATCGCCCGCAATATCGAGGCCATCATTGACCGTTCCTGCCACCAGCCGATTTCGGTCGAGGATATTGCGAAGGAAATTTACCTGTCGCCGAACTACATTCGCACGATCTTTAGGGAAAAGATGGGCCGCACCATTTTGGAAGCGGTTACGGACAAGCGAATGGAACGCGCTTCCGCACTGCTTGCTGACAAATCGCTGAAGATTCACGAGATTGCCGGTCAGGTCGGCTACGAGAACGTCTCGTATTTCTGCTCGTTATTCCACAAGACCACAGGCGTCACGCCTAACCAGTACAGAAAACAATTTTATGGCAATTGAGGGGGACCACCGTGCGACGCTTGCTTGACCGATTCTTGATACGGCCCTTCCTGGATATGCGTCTTCGCAACAAGCTGTTCGTGGCGCTTGGACTCGTTTCCGTTGCGCCCCTCCTCTTCTTCGCCGTCTATTCCTACGAAACGATGAAGAAAGAGCTGAGTCGTCAAATGTACGCCAGCATGACCACAACGACCGACCAGATCGGATCCAATCTGAAGATGAAGCTGGATGCGTATGCCAAGGTCTCCTCTTCGCTCTATCTGGACCGGCGGCTGCGCGACTTCCTGTCGGCGGATTACACGAACAGTGACGCGTATATCGATGGCTATGATTATATCGACGGGGTGTTTCGCAGCATGCTCGTCACGAATTCCGACATTACGAGCATTTCGATTTACCAGGACAATTTCACCCTGCCGCCGGACCAAGTGTTTATCCGGCGCACGAACGATACCGTCCGGCAAGCGCCTTGGTACAAGGCGGCAAGCACAGCTTACGGCAATGTGACCTTCACGCCGATGGCGGCCACCAACCCAACCGATCAGCAAGTCACACAGGGCGTTCAAGAGCGCAAGCCATCCCGAATCGTGCTCGCCCGTCTGCTCGACAACGACAGCCTCAACTATCCTTACGGTGTCCTGACGATGGACATCCCCGAGAACGACCTATATGCGCTCATGGAGAAGGAGAATAAGAACAAGGATTTGTTTATCGTGTCGGACAAAGGCTTCATTATCTCCGGCCGTGACAAGGGCAAGCTGAACCATCAGCTGAGCGATTATGTCAAGGGAAGCTGGGGATCCGGCAATACCGGCACCTTCCTTGGAGAATACGACAACGAGAGCGTCTACGTCGTATACAACACGATCGAGAACGGCTGGAAGGTCGTCTCCATCGTCTCCTACGACAATCTGCTAAGCAATGTGAAGCTCGCGTTCTCCCGTCTGTTCACGCTGGCGAGCTTCAGCGTCGTAATTGCTATTATTCTGATCTATATCGCCGCCCGCATGTTTACCAAGCGGATCGAGACGCTGCTGCAGATTACGCGCCGGATCGAGCGCGAGGACTTCGAGGTGCAGGCGGGTTCGATCTCGCATGACGAAATCGGCCGGCTCATGTTCGCCATGACGAAGATGGCCCGCCGCATGAAAGCGCTGATTAACGAAGTATACAAGAAGGAAATCGCGAAGAAGGAAGCCGAGATGAACATGCTGCAGGCGCAGATCAATCCGCACTTCCTTTACAACACGCTTGCTTCCATATCGGCACTAGCTGTTCGGAATCATGACGACCGGATTCAAGCCATGGTCACGCATCTTGCCAAGTTCTACCGCATCTCGCTGAACAAAGGGAAAACGATCGTAAGCCTCGGCGAAGAATTGAAGCTGACCAATTCTTACATTATGATCCAGCAGCTTCGGTTCAACGGCCTGCTGCATATGCATTACCTGGTCGAAGATGCCGCACTTCCCTATCCTGTCGTCAAGCTGGTGCTTCAGCCCTTCATCGAGAATGCCATCAACCATGCCATCTGGGATGACGATGCCGGCATCAATATCATTATTAAAGCACGCGTCGAGGAAGATACGCTCATTCTTGAAGTCATCGACGACGGCATGGGCATGCGACCGGAAACGCTGGAGAGACTCCGCAGGGAAGACACCGGGGACAGCGCATCCGGGTACGGCATCCGAAACGTCGACCGGCGTATCAAGATGACGTTCGGCACCGATTACGGGGTCCATATTCACAGCCGCTTCGGGATCGGCACGACGGTGCAGCTGCGGGTTCCTTTGAGCGGACCCTTGTAAGGCTGATTAGGCTTAGCCGGAAAAACAGCAGGAGCCAAGGACGGTATAACGTCCTTGGCTCCTGCTGTTTTGAATAAACGATGCAAATTAAATTGGTTATACATGGGATGTAATCCAGCCGCCTCTGTCACCAATACAATTGGTCTTGAAACTCAAGAATTAGTTTCTTTTGCATACGAGGCTCCAATTCTTTCAGCTCCGTCTCCAGATTGACCACATGCTCGTCCGAAATGCGCACGCCTGCGCTGGCATGATAATGATGCTGCATAAATTGCAGCCGATAAGCACTCGGCGGATGCGTATAATGGAGCCTCGAGCCTTCCAGCAGCTCGATGCGTCTGATTCGCTCGCGTTCGCGATCGGGCATCGCGTCAACAATCCCCTTGTACGCATCGAAGAAACTCCCCGTATGCTGATTCAACACATGGCGCTGCAGCGCGGTCCTAAACGTCTGCGCGCCGTACATTTTCTCCGCCAGCCCAAGGGCGGCGTCGGTACCGCCGACTTCGGCGCTCTTGTAATCGGCTAAATACTCGCTTTTTTGCGATTCGTAGAAATACAGATGAATATACAAATTTGCCAGTAACCAAGGCACATAGGAAAGCAGCCCCAATATATATCTGGAAATGAGTACCGTCAAATTCCTTTCAATCTCACCTGCGTCCTGCGGATCCATCAGTTCGCTCCATCTGAGCAACGTCCGATAAGCAGTCAGCGTAAAGTGGCCGCTAAGGCTGTCCTGGTTAACGCCGTGCGCGATTTCATGGCTGATCAGCGCCACTTTCTCCTCGCTGCTCAAGATGCAGAATAACGGCAGCCCGAGCGTAACGTATCGCTTCATGCGCCACCCTGCCTGTTGGTAACTTGCGTTATAACGATGATCGATAATAAGCCCATCGATTCTCGGGAGCTTCATATAATCACTAACCTCGTCCACCAGTCCGTAGAGTGCACCGTTTTCTTCTCTGGATAAGAGAACGCCGTCCATTTCTAGTTTCGGTAACCGAGGCGCCGAGAACCAAACGGCAAGCGCGGCGATTAAGCCGATGATGATATCAAAATAGTATGGCCCCCGAATGCCTTTAATGATTAATACGCAAGCCCCCACAGCCATAGTCGCCGTAATGCCGTGAATCAGCGTGGCGAAGCCCATTGTGGCGAGCTTATTTTTCGTCAGCCTGGGTCGGAAGCCCTTCTCATTCATCATATCGCGAAGCAGCTTCGAACCGAGCTTTCGCCCAAGCCTAAGATACGCAGCCGCGAATCGATCATGCGTTATGGATTCGAATGCTTTAAGATTCCATCCGCACTCGCACCAAGATGGATAATGCCAATGCTTGGGTACCTGTTTGCCGCATTGCGGACAGCTTTCGAAAGATACCATATGGCTTACCGGAATTTCTTGTGTTTGCACGAATATGCTCTCCTCTGTTATGTAAATTGCCAGCCGACTCCCTACAGCTGTTATTCGTTATGCTGTGCTTTCCACCATAGTTGACTTCATTCGATGATTCGACAAAACGATAGAAAAACCTTCCAAATGCGAAAAAACAGCAGCTGCCAAGGACGATTAATAAAGTCCCAGGCTGCTACTGTTTGTTTAAACGATTGGTGGGATTTAACCTATTCAGCCATTACAAGATTTCGATATACCCTTCTGTTCCATTCACGCGAATTCGTTGCCCGTCTTTGATCAGTCCGGTAGCATTCTCCACCCCGACAACTGCCGGCAAGCCATATTCACGCGCGATAACGGCTCCATGGGTCATCAGTCCGCCAACTTCGGTGACTAGGCCTTTGATGGATACAAATAATGGCGTCCAGCCAGGATCAGTAAAGAGGGTGACTAAGATATCTCCATCTTCCAGATCGGCATTTTCCATGCTCAAAATGACACGCGCTCTTCCTTCTATCACGCCGGAAGAAACAGGAAGACCTACAATCGCATCTGCCGGCAAATTCTCTCGTTTGTACGCGCCTGCAATGATTTCACCATCAGACGTGATGACACGCGGCGGAGTTAGTTTCTCATAAAATTTGTACGCGTCTTTTCGTTTATTGATAATCTGATCATCTATTGCATTCGTGCGTACGACTTCGTGAAGTTCTTCAAAAGTGAGATCGTACATATCTTCTTTGTCATGGATAACGCCAGCTTGAACGAGTCGTTCGGCTTCTTTCAGCAAAGCTTGCTTATACACATAGTAGCGGCTGACCATGCCGTACTTGGGATATTCCCGATACCCGATGAAATTCCGGATGAGGTCGATCATTCGTTTCGTTTCGTTGGCTTTTTGTTCACCATCCGGTAATTGCTTCAATCGATCTATTAACTCTTGTTCTTTTTCCAAAGCTTCCCGGCGCCCTTGCTCAAATTTCCGCTTGCTTGCATGAGGCTCGAAGTTCTTGATGTTACCCAGAATGAGCGGAATAAGCGTAATCGGTTTTTCACTCCAACGGGTTCGAGATATATCGATTTCACCCGCACATCGCATGCCGTATTTATCGAGATACGCATGGATCGCGTCTTTCGTTTCCTGTCCTCCAGCAAACTTAACCAGTTCATCCAGAAATTTATCTTCTTTTGTATGCTGCAAATAGTCAATTACTTCCGGATAAGGGCGAATCACATCCGCGACATCCAACAGCGCCAGACCCATTTCCGAAGTAATATTGTTCGGTACCGACTGAGAAAGCGTATCTGCTGCGTTTTTTTCGCCCAACCATTCGTACATGTTTTCATTGATCCATGATGAAGCATTCATCGCAGCCATAAACACAGCCGAACTTTGCGGATCAAATAAGATCTTCTTTAATTGCTGGATATCTTCCAGAATAAAATCAAACAAATCCGATCCCGATTTCGCTTGGATGTTTTGTTTTAACTCTTCAATCGAGGTTTGATTTCGCTTAATCAAATCGGAAACGATTGTCGGATTGCTTTCGAACGGTGCCGGCACAGTTGCAAGACTTCTGCTCGGAATCGGTGGCGTTTGATCGTTTGGTATCAATTTTATAAAATCTCGCTCTATGATGGTCATGAGTGCGCCTTTGGTGAGCGGATCGGATCCCACGGTATTTAATAACGTCTCGCGGCCGACAGCTGTAGCCAGCCTAGGTGCAACATCAACAAACAACCTCCCACCGGCTTTACGCATAGGTGCAGGAGTAATTAACAGGTAAAAAGACAATCCCAATGGTTTTATGGGGTCAGTCATCATTTGTTGATGACCAACAGAAAGATAGACGTGATTTTCTTGATCAACCGCTTCAGGGATCGGGTATAAAGTCGTGATCGGCCGACTCTGGACAATATAAAATGTATCATCAGCCAAACACCATTCGACATCTTGCGGACTGCCAAAATAAGCTTCAATCTGTCTTCCGATGCGTGCCAGTTGTAAAATTTGCTGCTCAGTGAGCGTTTGAGACATCTGCCGCTCAGGATCGATCTGCTTTGTCTCTGTTCCGCCTTCTTTCCTTCCATAGATCGCTAATTTTTTGGCTGCTATTCGCTTATCGACGACTTTCCCTTCCTGCACTTTATAACCATCGGCAGATACCAAGCCAGAGACCAGCGCTTCTCCAAGTCCATAACCGGCATCGATGGAAAGCAGCTTTCGGTTAGAGGTAATGGGATCCGCGGTAAATACGATCCCCGAGGCCTGAGGGAAAACCATCTTTTGAATGATAACGGATAAATAAACTTGACGGTGGTCGAATCCATTTTGAATCCGGTAGATGACCGCGCGATCCGTAAATAGGGAAGCCCAACATTTACTGATATGCTGCATGATTGCTTCTTTGCCGATGATATTTAAATAGGAGTCTTGTTGACCGGCAAAAGAAGCATGCGGTAAATCTTCAGCAGTCGCGCTGGAACGCACGGCATAAGCATGTTCCTCGCCAAGCTGGGCGAGATAGCGAGTAACTGCACGCACGACATCGGAAGGAATGTTCACTTCCATAATGAGTTGTCGAATCTTCCTGCTGATTTCAGCAATTTGACCTCGAGCTTCTACTTTTAGCAAGGCTAGTTGATTGAGCAAAGCATGATACGTTTCGTTATGTTCGATGGCTTGTTGATATCCCACTGTTGTAACACAAAATCCTTCAGGTACTTGAATGCCTTGAATTTTTGATAACTCCCCTAAATTCATCCCTTTTCCGCCTACGAGCAAGAGCTGCGTTTTTTCGATTTCCTGGAAGCCGAGAACCAACGAATGCATGCAATATCTCTCCTAACCATTAAATTGAGAAAACATTTGACAAGAGTTTACCGGCATGGTAGGATTAAATTGTAAGATGTTATATTAATGTTCATATGACTATAAACAGTCGTGATATGATTATATCATGGTGTCTATTTATGTGCAATATTTAAGAACCTGGTAAAGTAGCCCAGGTTCTTTTTTGATTTTCCGCTGCTATTTAGTTATATCAAAAACATATTGATATTGTTGTTTGGAGCATTTGATAATAAAATCCGTGATTAACATGCTGCCAAGCCGACTTGCAACAATTTAAATAGCATTGGGTTTTTAACTATATTCTATTTCTTTCCGGTCATCCGTACGATCGTACCGAATCCAGCTCATCTCTTCGATACCGAGCAGCTCTTTAAACTTCTCTACAGCAATGAAATCCTCCTCACCAAACGATAGGTTCCCGGCAAGGAGTTCTTCAATAGCTTTGATCTGCTCTTCCCTCAGTTCGAATACCCTAAAAGCTTCGGCTTGGGGATTTTGGTTCATATAACCCTCCAACACGGAAGCCCCCACTTCGCCGTATTCATCCATCAGCTCTTCGATATCTCCGTCCATCAACTCGTAAAGCACCTGAAGATTCGAAACGACTTCTCCTCCTTGCAATATTTCAAACCCCCAGCCATGATCCTCCAGGTTGGTAAAGTACAAGATTGGACAATGTGCCGATAACGTCTTGAGCTGCTGCGATGCCGCAAATTCGCCGTCTTCCGATGTGAAGAATGCCAGCCACTTCTCACTTAGCTTAAGCATTGGCGTACCTGCAGGGAGCTTTTCAATAAGCTTTGGTTGATCAACCGTTCGAATGATATTGCCGTATGTAAATTCACTCATACTTGCACCTCTCTCTGAATCGATCAACAACTGATCTGAATCCTTCATTAATTCGTGGGAAGCGCGACGAATTCCTTCGTGAAAAAGTATTGCACCTGACCCAAATCGCCAAAAAGCCGGGGAGGCGATGCTCCCCGG encodes:
- a CDS encoding ABC transporter permease subunit, which produces MKINVEPSAAGMARAVRRGGTWKRLRVQKLLWLMILPAFICTLLFSYTPMFGLYMAFINYQPGGSFMDSFFGGEFVGLEWFRYFFNSGDFWIILRNTLAQSLLSLALGFPAPIILAIAINEVRSGVFKRFVQTVSYLPHFISWVIAANIIISLLSTQGLVNKLLVMLHITDKPIGFFQNGHYFWWIIGFSNMWKDMGFNAIMYLAAITSINPELYEAARVDGASRIRQMLHVTLPALRPTIVILLILAVGGVLNAGFDQQYLMQNDLVLKYSDVIDTYTYRYGLQNGMFSYGAAVGLFKSLVAFILVLIVNRLAKKVNDQALF
- a CDS encoding response regulator, with the protein product MYSILLVDDEKMELETLSHYVPWEAMNIAVAGTAKNGREALELAKLLDPDIILTDVRMPIMDGLEFAKRAKQHSKRVKIVFLSGHDEFQYIKAALSVEASGYLLKPIDHDELRQLMEKVKLKCDEARLAEQTEAMVKEKLLRTLLIEQNGEVRAEAANKLLRLDGMPNLFRGALRAACLTLSWTNADQSSASGSSRPKQLEASVSEAVHSRLKTLGYAGELVDWEYGTFAALYPAAHPDHTDELWKNLQKEMAESFPVQLTVGISRAGSRLEEALNLFKDARIAAEHAFYYGKGALLRLEEMRAPLTEEIGIEAYQTAICRAIGQLKPEEAELEIERFMGSLKDRYVHRHLARAAAVRLLSAVKQQLGSSMKDTEAGPIHGEWEIMNNCEVLDDIGDYLKHVCGSLILVLSEKDKDRHLQIARNIEAIIDRSCHQPISVEDIAKEIYLSPNYIRTIFREKMGRTILEAVTDKRMERASALLADKSLKIHEIAGQVGYENVSYFCSLFHKTTGVTPNQYRKQFYGN
- a CDS encoding sensor histidine kinase, whose translation is MRRLLDRFLIRPFLDMRLRNKLFVALGLVSVAPLLFFAVYSYETMKKELSRQMYASMTTTTDQIGSNLKMKLDAYAKVSSSLYLDRRLRDFLSADYTNSDAYIDGYDYIDGVFRSMLVTNSDITSISIYQDNFTLPPDQVFIRRTNDTVRQAPWYKAASTAYGNVTFTPMAATNPTDQQVTQGVQERKPSRIVLARLLDNDSLNYPYGVLTMDIPENDLYALMEKENKNKDLFIVSDKGFIISGRDKGKLNHQLSDYVKGSWGSGNTGTFLGEYDNESVYVVYNTIENGWKVVSIVSYDNLLSNVKLAFSRLFTLASFSVVIAIILIYIAARMFTKRIETLLQITRRIEREDFEVQAGSISHDEIGRLMFAMTKMARRMKALINEVYKKEIAKKEAEMNMLQAQINPHFLYNTLASISALAVRNHDDRIQAMVTHLAKFYRISLNKGKTIVSLGEELKLTNSYIMIQQLRFNGLLHMHYLVEDAALPYPVVKLVLQPFIENAINHAIWDDDAGINIIIKARVEEDTLILEVIDDGMGMRPETLERLRREDTGDSASGYGIRNVDRRIKMTFGTDYGVHIHSRFGIGTTVQLRVPLSGPL
- a CDS encoding M48 family metallopeptidase, translating into MQTQEIPVSHMVSFESCPQCGKQVPKHWHYPSWCECGWNLKAFESITHDRFAAAYLRLGRKLGSKLLRDMMNEKGFRPRLTKNKLATMGFATLIHGITATMAVGACVLIIKGIRGPYYFDIIIGLIAALAVWFSAPRLPKLEMDGVLLSREENGALYGLVDEVSDYMKLPRIDGLIIDHRYNASYQQAGWRMKRYVTLGLPLFCILSSEEKVALISHEIAHGVNQDSLSGHFTLTAYRTLLRWSELMDPQDAGEIERNLTVLISRYILGLLSYVPWLLANLYIHLYFYESQKSEYLADYKSAEVGGTDAALGLAEKMYGAQTFRTALQRHVLNQHTGSFFDAYKGIVDAMPDRERERIRRIELLEGSRLHYTHPPSAYRLQFMQHHYHASAGVRISDEHVVNLETELKELEPRMQKKLILEFQDQLYW
- the ppsA gene encoding phosphoenolpyruvate synthase, producing the protein MHSLVLGFQEIEKTQLLLVGGKGMNLGELSKIQGIQVPEGFCVTTVGYQQAIEHNETYHALLNQLALLKVEARGQIAEISRKIRQLIMEVNIPSDVVRAVTRYLAQLGEEHAYAVRSSATAEDLPHASFAGQQDSYLNIIGKEAIMQHISKCWASLFTDRAVIYRIQNGFDHRQVYLSVIIQKMVFPQASGIVFTADPITSNRKLLSIDAGYGLGEALVSGLVSADGYKVQEGKVVDKRIAAKKLAIYGRKEGGTETKQIDPERQMSQTLTEQQILQLARIGRQIEAYFGSPQDVEWCLADDTFYIVQSRPITTLYPIPEAVDQENHVYLSVGHQQMMTDPIKPLGLSFYLLITPAPMRKAGGRLFVDVAPRLATAVGRETLLNTVGSDPLTKGALMTIIERDFIKLIPNDQTPPIPSRSLATVPAPFESNPTIVSDLIKRNQTSIEELKQNIQAKSGSDLFDFILEDIQQLKKILFDPQSSAVFMAAMNASSWINENMYEWLGEKNAADTLSQSVPNNITSEMGLALLDVADVIRPYPEVIDYLQHTKEDKFLDELVKFAGGQETKDAIHAYLDKYGMRCAGEIDISRTRWSEKPITLIPLILGNIKNFEPHASKRKFEQGRREALEKEQELIDRLKQLPDGEQKANETKRMIDLIRNFIGYREYPKYGMVSRYYVYKQALLKEAERLVQAGVIHDKEDMYDLTFEELHEVVRTNAIDDQIINKRKDAYKFYEKLTPPRVITSDGEIIAGAYKRENLPADAIVGLPVSSGVIEGRARVILSMENADLEDGDILVTLFTDPGWTPLFVSIKGLVTEVGGLMTHGAVIAREYGLPAVVGVENATGLIKDGQRIRVNGTEGYIEIL